A single region of the Pseudomonas mandelii genome encodes:
- a CDS encoding acyltransferase family protein translates to MLISVQALRAVAAWTVVCHHFMQIFFDFKARGPVGQMFIDKGAVGVDIFFVISGLVIFLSTEGKSLPPARFLLYRLFRIVPAYWLYTVLMALVVVFAQPVLPDQTVDWSHVLLSLLFIPTQNPGGYGIYPTLNVGWTLNYEMLFYVLFAWALLFRLQVRLLIVAALLFAVCQAWTGYGWISEFYRSDIVYEFLLGIAIGMIYRRGWIKPGVWLPLLGIGGALLAIYNLAPQPRFLAWGVPGAVLVMACMALERFFENTRLFKVLGDCSYSVYLMHVLVLSVGGFVAQRYGVNPYVMFAVCVVTIGVASWASYEYVEKCSYRWLKEWNDGEPASNAVPALSRQKY, encoded by the coding sequence ATGTTGATTTCAGTACAGGCACTGCGCGCCGTCGCGGCATGGACGGTGGTCTGCCACCACTTCATGCAGATATTCTTCGACTTCAAGGCCCGTGGTCCCGTGGGTCAGATGTTCATCGACAAGGGCGCGGTGGGCGTTGATATCTTTTTCGTCATCAGTGGCCTGGTGATCTTCCTGTCCACCGAAGGGAAGTCGCTGCCACCTGCACGGTTTCTCCTGTATCGACTGTTTCGCATCGTTCCGGCGTACTGGCTGTACACGGTGCTGATGGCGCTGGTGGTCGTGTTCGCACAGCCTGTGTTGCCGGATCAGACGGTCGACTGGTCACATGTCCTGCTGTCGCTGTTATTCATTCCCACGCAAAACCCCGGTGGCTACGGCATCTATCCGACCCTCAATGTCGGCTGGACGCTGAATTATGAAATGCTGTTCTACGTGCTGTTTGCCTGGGCATTGCTGTTCCGTTTGCAGGTTCGGCTGCTGATCGTCGCGGCGTTGCTGTTTGCGGTGTGCCAGGCGTGGACCGGTTATGGCTGGATCAGCGAGTTCTACCGCTCGGACATTGTTTATGAGTTTCTGCTGGGGATCGCCATCGGCATGATCTACCGGCGCGGCTGGATCAAGCCCGGTGTCTGGCTGCCCTTGCTGGGGATTGGCGGCGCGTTGCTGGCGATTTATAACCTGGCACCGCAGCCACGCTTCCTGGCCTGGGGCGTGCCCGGTGCGGTGTTGGTGATGGCGTGCATGGCGCTGGAACGCTTTTTCGAGAACACCCGTCTGTTCAAGGTGCTTGGCGATTGTTCCTATTCGGTTTACCTGATGCATGTGCTGGTGCTGTCTGTCGGCGGATTTGTCGCCCAGCGTTATGGGGTAAATCCCTACGTGATGTTCGCCGTTTGTGTGGTGACCATCGGCGTGGCTTCCTGGGCAAGTTACGAATATGTAGAAAAATGCAGCTATCGGTGGCTTAAAGAGTGGAACGACGGCGAACCGGCAAGCAACGCTGTTCCGGCTCTTTCCCGACAAAAATACTAG
- a CDS encoding DUF2970 domain-containing protein produces MDDPVDNKPPTFWQMLQSVMAAAFGVQSGKNRARDFTHGKPSHFVILGVLFTAVFALTLFGIVQLVVHLAGR; encoded by the coding sequence ATGGACGATCCAGTCGACAACAAGCCACCGACCTTCTGGCAGATGCTGCAAAGCGTCATGGCGGCGGCGTTCGGTGTGCAGAGCGGGAAGAATCGGGCGCGGGACTTCACCCACGGCAAGCCGAGTCATTTCGTGATCCTGGGGGTTCTGTTCACGGCCGTGTTCGCTTTGACGCTGTTCGGCATCGTGCAACTGGTGGTGCATCTGGCGGGGCGTTAG
- a CDS encoding fatty acid cis/trans isomerase has protein sequence MSYRVITSIFMLLISWDAAAQGPAISYTRDIQPIFTEKCVACHACYDSACQLNLGSGEGAARGGTKSPVYDGERSQAAAPTRLFYDAFGKRAWQQKGFYSVLDAQGSQAALMARMLELGHTTPLQPNARLPEDIVLGLNRENMCAMPAEFDGYASTHPKEGMPLAVTGLTDQQYQTLQRWLASGAPIDEQGLVPSAKEAMQVVQWENLLNAPGARESLVGRWLFEHWYIAHIYFKDGEPGHFFQWVRSRTPTGQPIDLIDTRRPNDDPGTRIYYRLWPVQGVIVHKTHITYPLSASKMARIKTLFYSGNWQVDALPGYGPERRANPFSTFEAIPAQARYQFMLDNAEYFVRTFIRGPVCRGQIATDVIRDNFWALFQAPEHDLYITDPNYRGQATPLLAMPGQNDDVGSVLSLWHDYRDKRNEYEALRRDNYADLPAPSWSTLWAGNDNALLSIFRHFDSASVNKGLIGDVPQTIWLFDYPLLERTYYQLVVNFDVFGNVSHQAQTRLYFDLIRNGAEQNFLRLMPADSRDDYLDDWYQSGGKFKMWLDYESIDNDTPTALKLDEKDPKRDFAMQLLARYGELDAKPDPINRCDGAYCSRPNIDPALQSAEQALSRLTSRPAAGLKVIDQLPEATVLRIETASGKREVYSLLRNRAHSNVAFLLGESLRYQPGLDTLTIFPGVLSSYPNFMFNIPADQVPAFVDAMENAKDAHRFEKIVERWGIRRSHPQFWFYFHDLSRYIHETEPVEEGVLDMNRYENL, from the coding sequence ATGTCGTATCGCGTCATCACCAGCATCTTTATGCTGCTTATAAGCTGGGATGCCGCTGCGCAGGGTCCGGCGATTTCCTACACGCGTGACATTCAACCGATCTTCACCGAAAAGTGCGTGGCCTGCCATGCCTGCTACGACTCCGCCTGTCAGCTCAATCTGGGCAGCGGCGAAGGGGCGGCGCGTGGCGGGACCAAATCCCCGGTCTACGACGGCGAACGCAGTCAGGCCGCGGCGCCAACCCGGTTGTTTTATGACGCTTTCGGCAAGCGTGCCTGGCAGCAGAAAGGCTTCTATTCGGTACTTGACGCCCAAGGCAGCCAGGCGGCGTTGATGGCGCGAATGCTGGAGCTGGGCCACACAACCCCGTTGCAACCCAATGCCAGGTTGCCGGAAGACATCGTCCTGGGCCTCAACCGGGAAAACATGTGCGCCATGCCGGCGGAGTTCGACGGCTACGCCAGTACCCACCCGAAAGAAGGCATGCCGCTGGCCGTCACCGGCCTGACCGACCAGCAATACCAGACGCTCCAGCGCTGGCTGGCTTCGGGTGCGCCCATCGATGAGCAAGGCCTGGTCCCGAGCGCGAAAGAGGCCATGCAGGTGGTGCAGTGGGAAAACCTGCTCAACGCCCCGGGTGCCCGGGAAAGTCTGGTCGGTCGCTGGCTATTTGAGCATTGGTATATCGCCCATATTTACTTCAAGGACGGTGAGCCGGGGCATTTCTTCCAATGGGTCCGTTCACGCACCCCGACGGGGCAGCCGATCGACCTGATCGATACGCGCCGGCCGAATGATGATCCGGGCACTCGGATTTATTACCGTTTGTGGCCGGTGCAGGGCGTGATCGTGCACAAGACCCACATCACTTATCCGCTGAGCGCGTCGAAGATGGCGCGGATCAAAACACTCTTTTACAGCGGCAACTGGCAGGTCGATGCCTTGCCGGGATACGGGCCGGAGCGCCGGGCCAATCCGTTCAGTACGTTTGAAGCGATCCCGGCTCAGGCGCGTTATCAGTTCATGCTCGATAACGCCGAGTACTTCGTCCGTACTTTCATTCGCGGTCCGGTCTGCCGTGGCCAGATCGCCACGGACGTGATTCGTGACAACTTCTGGGCATTGTTCCAGGCGCCGGAACATGACCTCTACATCACCGACCCGAACTACCGCGGCCAGGCCACGCCGTTGTTGGCGATGCCGGGACAAAACGACGATGTCGGCAGCGTCCTGAGCCTGTGGCATGACTACCGCGACAAGCGCAACGAGTACGAGGCGCTACGCCGGGACAACTACGCCGATCTGCCGGCGCCGAGCTGGTCGACCCTGTGGGCAGGCAACGACAACGCGTTGCTGAGCATCTTTCGGCATTTCGACAGCGCGTCGGTGAACAAGGGCCTGATCGGCGACGTGCCGCAAACCATCTGGCTGTTTGACTATCCGCTGCTGGAACGCACGTATTATCAGTTGGTGGTCAACTTCGACGTGTTCGGCAACGTGTCTCACCAGGCCCAGACACGCTTGTACTTCGACCTGATCCGCAACGGCGCCGAGCAGAATTTCCTGCGCCTGATGCCGGCCGATTCGCGGGACGATTACCTCGATGATTGGTATCAAAGCGGTGGCAAATTCAAAATGTGGCTGGATTACGAGTCCATCGACAATGACACGCCGACGGCCCTGAAGCTGGATGAAAAGGACCCCAAGCGCGACTTCGCGATGCAACTGCTGGCCCGTTATGGCGAGCTCGATGCCAAGCCTGATCCTATCAACCGTTGCGACGGCGCCTACTGTTCGCGACCGAACATCGACCCGGCGTTGCAGAGTGCCGAGCAAGCCTTGAGTCGCCTGACGTCACGCCCGGCGGCCGGTTTGAAGGTCATTGATCAGTTGCCGGAAGCGACGGTGCTGCGCATCGAGACGGCGAGCGGCAAGCGCGAGGTCTACAGCCTGCTGCGCAATCGGGCCCACAGCAATGTGGCCTTCCTGCTCGGTGAATCGCTGCGCTATCAGCCTGGGCTCGACACTTTGACCATTTTCCCGGGCGTGCTCAGCAGCTACCCCAACTTCATGTTCAACATACCCGCCGACCAGGTGCCGGCGTTCGTCGATGCGATGGAAAACGCCAAGGATGCGCACCGCTTCGAGAAAATCGTCGAACGTTGGGGCATTCGCCGCAGCCATCCGCAGTTCTGGTTCTACTTCCATGACCTGAGTCGCTACATCCACGAAACCGAGCCGGTGGAAGAGGGCGTGCTGGATATGAACCGGTACGAGAATCTTTAA
- a CDS encoding CbtA family protein, producing the protein MIKRIAQTAGFTGLLAALLLTLLQSFWVSPLILQAETYEKSEPAAVEVHEHAAGAAAHTHDAEAWEPEDGWQRLLSTTGGNLVVAVGFALMLAGLYTLRAPTKTSQGLLWGLAGYATFVLAPTLGLPPELPGTAAADLAQRQLWWISTAASTAVGIALIVFSRHWLMKILGVAILAVPHVIGAPQPEVHSMLAPQALEAQFKIASQLTNVAFWLALGLISAWLFRRKSDGQYHA; encoded by the coding sequence ATGATCAAGCGTATTGCGCAAACCGCAGGTTTCACAGGGCTGCTGGCCGCCCTGCTGCTGACCCTGCTGCAAAGTTTCTGGGTCTCGCCGCTGATTCTGCAGGCCGAAACCTACGAAAAATCCGAGCCGGCCGCTGTTGAAGTTCACGAACACGCCGCCGGTGCCGCCGCTCACACTCACGACGCCGAAGCCTGGGAGCCGGAAGACGGCTGGCAGCGCCTGCTGTCGACCACGGGCGGTAACCTGGTGGTCGCCGTCGGTTTCGCCCTGATGCTCGCTGGCCTCTACACCTTGCGTGCACCGACCAAAACCTCCCAGGGCTTGCTATGGGGCCTGGCCGGTTACGCGACCTTCGTGCTGGCCCCGACCCTCGGCCTGCCGCCTGAACTGCCGGGCACTGCCGCGGCTGATCTGGCGCAACGGCAACTCTGGTGGATCAGTACAGCCGCCTCCACGGCGGTCGGCATCGCCTTGATCGTGTTCAGCCGTCACTGGCTGATGAAGATCCTTGGCGTGGCGATTCTCGCCGTTCCGCACGTGATCGGCGCGCCGCAACCGGAAGTGCACTCGATGCTCGCTCCGCAAGCGCTGGAAGCGCAGTTCAAAATCGCGTCGCAGCTGACCAACGTCGCGTTCTGGCTGGCCCTGGGCCTGATCAGCGCCTGGTTGTTCCGCCGCAAAAGCGATGGCCAATACCACGCATGA
- a CDS encoding cobalamin biosynthesis protein, with amino-acid sequence MIDPRTAPTLVVGLGCQRGCPASTLRALIDQALQAHQIGLHQIKALASIDLKRDEPGLVELAEQLALPLMYFSSEQLEGYKPQLSHHSDIAFERTGCYGVAESAALALAEHLAQAPAKLLISRQKYAQATLALACVA; translated from the coding sequence ATGATTGATCCCCGCACAGCGCCGACTTTAGTCGTCGGCCTGGGCTGCCAGCGCGGCTGCCCCGCCAGCACGCTGCGGGCGTTGATCGATCAGGCATTGCAGGCTCATCAAATCGGACTTCACCAGATCAAGGCCCTGGCCAGTATCGACCTGAAGCGTGATGAGCCTGGCCTGGTCGAACTCGCCGAACAACTGGCGTTACCGCTGATGTATTTCAGCAGTGAGCAACTGGAAGGTTACAAACCGCAACTCAGCCATCATTCGGACATCGCGTTCGAACGCACCGGCTGCTACGGCGTGGCGGAAAGTGCCGCCCTGGCCCTCGCCGAACACTTGGCCCAGGCCCCGGCAAAACTGCTGATTTCGCGACAAAAATATGCCCAGGCCACCCTGGCATTGGCCTGCGTTGCGTAA
- a CDS encoding ABC transporter substrate-binding protein produces MLKFVYTFLLMLGAAWGPVAHAESVLFLNPGKTDEAFWISYSQFMQAAAKDLRIDLRILYSQRMPELTVAQARLALQGPDRPNYLVFVNEQYVAPQILRLAQGSGVKLFTVNASLTANQLSLLGERSDRLGSLVPNDEEGGYLMLKELIRQHPPVAPGQVIELLAFSGLKITPSSQLREQGMLRALAEHPEVRLRQVVYGGWSRGRAYEQAKLLFRRYPNVSLVWSANDEMAFGAMQAYSETGGVPGKDALFSGVNTSPAALQAMIDGRLSVLVGGHFTLGGWALVELHDVEMGVDLDQYGGRDRLIPVLQLIDKAHAKRLLAMGASPDYGVNFRRLSAKGRPTSYRYPFSLQTLMR; encoded by the coding sequence ATGTTGAAGTTTGTCTACACCTTCCTGCTGATGCTTGGCGCGGCTTGGGGCCCTGTTGCGCATGCAGAGTCGGTGTTGTTCCTCAATCCGGGCAAGACGGATGAGGCCTTCTGGATCAGCTATTCGCAATTCATGCAGGCGGCCGCCAAGGATCTGCGCATTGATCTGCGAATTCTGTATTCCCAACGCATGCCCGAGCTCACCGTGGCGCAAGCCCGCCTGGCCCTGCAAGGTCCCGATCGTCCGAACTATCTGGTGTTCGTCAACGAACAGTATGTCGCTCCACAGATTCTGCGCCTGGCTCAAGGCAGCGGGGTGAAGCTGTTTACGGTCAACGCTTCGCTGACAGCCAATCAGCTGAGCCTGCTGGGCGAGCGTTCCGATCGATTGGGCAGCCTGGTGCCGAACGATGAGGAGGGCGGCTACCTGATGCTCAAGGAGCTGATTCGCCAGCATCCACCCGTGGCGCCTGGCCAGGTCATCGAATTACTGGCGTTCTCCGGCCTGAAGATCACGCCGTCGTCGCAACTGCGCGAACAAGGCATGCTGCGCGCCTTGGCCGAGCACCCGGAAGTGCGCTTGCGCCAAGTGGTTTACGGTGGCTGGAGCCGCGGAAGGGCCTATGAGCAGGCCAAGTTGTTGTTCCGGCGTTACCCGAATGTCTCGTTGGTGTGGTCTGCCAATGACGAAATGGCGTTTGGCGCCATGCAAGCCTATTCGGAGACGGGTGGCGTGCCCGGCAAAGATGCCTTGTTCAGCGGGGTGAACACGTCGCCCGCTGCATTGCAGGCGATGATCGACGGTCGCCTGAGCGTGTTGGTGGGCGGGCACTTCACATTGGGCGGTTGGGCGCTGGTGGAGTTGCATGACGTGGAAATGGGCGTGGATCTGGACCAGTACGGCGGGCGCGACCGGTTGATTCCGGTATTGCAACTGATCGACAAGGCCCACGCCAAGCGGTTGCTGGCCATGGGCGCATCACCGGATTACGGGGTGAATTTCCGTCGTCTGTCGGCCAAGGGCCGGCCGACCTCCTATCGCTATCCGTTCAGCTTGCAAACCCTGATGCGCTAA
- the cobM gene encoding precorrin-4 C(11)-methyltransferase, which produces MTVYFIGAGPGDPELITVKGQRLIRSCPVIIYAGSLVPAAVLEGHGAEQVVNSAELHLEQIIELIKTAHANGQDVARVHSGDPSLYGAIGEQIRCLRELGIAFEIIPGVTATAACAALLGAELTLPDISQSVILTRYADKTVMPAGEELGSLAQHGATMAIHLGVNHLEKILAELLPHYGADCPIAVIHRATWPDQDWVVGTIADIAAKVEAKGFRRTALILVGRVLGSDQFSESSLYRAGHAHLYRP; this is translated from the coding sequence ATGACCGTCTACTTCATTGGCGCAGGTCCCGGCGACCCGGAACTGATCACCGTCAAAGGCCAACGGCTGATTCGCAGTTGCCCGGTGATCATCTATGCAGGCTCTTTGGTGCCCGCCGCCGTGCTCGAAGGCCATGGTGCCGAACAGGTGGTCAACAGCGCCGAATTGCACCTGGAGCAAATCATCGAACTGATCAAGACCGCCCATGCCAACGGCCAGGACGTGGCGCGGGTGCATTCCGGTGATCCGAGTCTTTACGGCGCGATTGGCGAGCAGATTCGCTGTCTGCGCGAACTCGGGATTGCGTTTGAAATCATCCCGGGGGTCACGGCGACTGCCGCGTGTGCGGCGCTTTTGGGGGCTGAACTGACCCTGCCCGACATTTCACAGAGTGTGATTCTGACCCGCTACGCCGACAAAACCGTGATGCCGGCCGGCGAAGAACTGGGGAGCCTGGCCCAGCACGGGGCGACCATGGCGATTCATTTGGGGGTCAATCATCTGGAGAAGATCCTGGCGGAGTTGCTACCACATTACGGCGCCGACTGCCCGATTGCGGTGATTCACCGGGCGACCTGGCCGGATCAGGATTGGGTGGTGGGGACGATTGCGGACATTGCCGCGAAGGTTGAAGCCAAGGGATTTCGCCGCACGGCGTTGATTCTGGTGGGTCGGGTGTTGGGCAGTGATCAGTTCAGTGAGTCATCGCTGTATCGCGCCGGACATGCACATCTCTACAGGCCATAG
- the metH gene encoding methionine synthase, whose product MSDRSVRLQALKHALKERILILDGGMGTMIQSYKLEEQDYRGKRFADWPSDVKGNNDLLVLTRPDVIGSIEKAYLDAGADILETNTFNATQVSLADYGMQGLAYELNVEGARLARKVADAKTLETPDKPRFVAGVIGPTSRTCSLSPDVNNPGYRNVTFDELVENYTEATKGLIEGGADLILIETIFDTLNAKAAIFAVQGVFEELGIELPIMISGTITDASGRTLSGQTTEAFWNSVAHAKPISVGLNCALGASELRPYLEELSNKAGTHVSAHPNAGLPNEFGEYDELPAETAKVIEEFAQSGFLNIVGGCCGTTPGHIEAIAKAVAGYAPRVIPEIPKACRLSGLEPFTIDRSSLFVNVGERTNITGSAKFARLIREDNYTEALEVALQQVEAGAQIIDINMDEGMLDSKKAMVTFLNLIAGEPDISRVPIMIDSSKWEVIEAGLKCIQGKGIVNSISMKEGVEQFIHHAKLCKRYGAAVVVMAFDEAGQADTEARKKEICKRSYDILVNEVGFPPEDIIFDPNIFAVATGIEEHNNYAVDFINACAYIRDELPYALTSGGVSNVSFSFRGNNPVREAIHSVFLLYAIRNGLTMGIVNAGQLEIYDQIPAELRDAVEDVVLNRTPNGTDALLAIADKYKGDGSVKEAETEEWRNWDVNKRLEHALVKGITTHIVEDTEESRQSFARPIEVIEGPLMSGMNIVGDLFGAGKMFLPQVVKSARVMKQAVAHLIPFIELEKGDKPEAKGKILMATVKGDVHDIGKNIVGVVLGCNGYDIVDLGVMVPAEKILQVAKEQKCDIIGLSGLITPSLDEMVHVAREMQRQDFHLPLMIGGATTSKAHTAVKIEPKYSNDAVIYVTDASRAVGVATQLLSKELKPAFVEKTRLEYIDVRERTANRSARTERLSYPAAIAKKPQFDWSTYVPVKPTFTGSRVLDNIDLKVLAEYIDWTPFFISWDLAGKFPRILQDEVVGEAATALYADAQEMLAKLIDEKLISARAVFGFWPANQVREDDIEVYGDDGKPIAKLHHLRQQIIKTDGKPNFSLADFVAPKDSEITDYVGGFITTAGIGAEEVAKAYQDAGDDYNSIMVKALADRLAEACAEWLHQQVRKEHWGYAKDETLDNEALIKEQYTGIRPAPGYPACPDHTEKSTLFALLDPEASEMQAGRSGVFLTEHYAMFPAAAVSGWYFAHPQAQYFAVGKIDKDQVQSYTSRKGQELSVTERWLAPNLGYDN is encoded by the coding sequence ATGTCCGATCGCAGCGTTCGCCTTCAAGCTCTCAAGCACGCCCTCAAAGAGCGCATCCTGATTCTCGATGGCGGCATGGGCACGATGATCCAGAGCTACAAGCTCGAAGAGCAGGATTACCGGGGCAAACGCTTTGCTGACTGGCCAAGCGACGTCAAAGGTAACAACGACCTCTTGGTGTTGACGCGCCCGGACGTGATCGGGTCGATCGAGAAAGCCTACCTGGATGCCGGCGCCGATATTCTGGAGACCAACACGTTCAACGCCACCCAGGTTTCCCTGGCCGACTACGGCATGCAAGGCCTGGCATATGAGTTAAACGTAGAAGGCGCGCGCTTGGCACGCAAGGTGGCCGACGCAAAGACCCTGGAAACGCCGGACAAGCCGCGCTTCGTCGCTGGCGTGATCGGGCCGACCAGCCGCACCTGCTCGCTGTCACCAGACGTGAACAACCCCGGCTACCGCAACGTGACCTTCGATGAATTGGTGGAAAACTACACCGAGGCCACCAAAGGCCTGATCGAAGGCGGCGCCGACCTGATCCTGATCGAAACCATTTTCGACACGCTGAACGCCAAAGCCGCGATCTTCGCCGTGCAGGGTGTGTTTGAAGAGTTGGGTATCGAACTGCCGATCATGATTTCCGGCACCATTACCGACGCCTCCGGCCGAACCCTGTCCGGCCAGACCACCGAAGCGTTCTGGAACTCGGTCGCCCACGCCAAGCCGATCTCGGTCGGCCTGAACTGCGCCCTCGGCGCCAGCGAATTGCGCCCGTACCTGGAAGAACTGTCAAACAAGGCTGGCACCCACGTTTCGGCGCACCCGAACGCCGGCCTGCCGAACGAATTCGGCGAGTACGATGAGCTGCCAGCGGAAACCGCCAAGGTCATCGAAGAATTCGCCCAGAGCGGCTTCCTCAACATCGTCGGTGGCTGCTGCGGCACCACGCCGGGCCACATCGAAGCCATCGCCAAAGCCGTGGCCGGTTATGCACCACGTGTCATTCCGGAAATCCCGAAGGCTTGCCGCCTCTCGGGCCTGGAGCCGTTCACCATCGATCGCAGTTCGCTGTTCGTCAACGTCGGCGAGCGCACCAACATCACCGGCTCGGCGAAATTCGCCCGCCTGATCCGTGAAGACAACTACACCGAAGCGCTGGAAGTGGCCCTGCAACAGGTTGAAGCCGGTGCCCAGATCATCGACATCAACATGGATGAAGGGATGCTCGATTCGAAGAAGGCCATGGTGACCTTCCTCAATCTGATTGCCGGTGAACCGGACATCTCCCGTGTGCCGATCATGATCGACTCCTCGAAGTGGGAAGTGATCGAAGCCGGCCTCAAGTGCATTCAGGGCAAGGGCATCGTCAACTCGATCAGCATGAAAGAAGGCGTCGAGCAGTTCATTCACCACGCCAAACTGTGCAAGCGCTATGGCGCCGCCGTGGTCGTGATGGCGTTCGACGAAGCCGGCCAGGCCGACACCGAAGCGCGCAAGAAAGAGATCTGCAAACGCTCCTACGACATTCTGGTCAACGAAGTCGGCTTCCCGCCGGAAGACATCATTTTCGACCCGAACATCTTCGCCGTGGCCACCGGCATCGAAGAACACAACAACTACGCTGTGGACTTCATCAACGCCTGCGCCTACATCCGCGACGAACTGCCCTATGCGCTGACCTCGGGCGGCGTGTCCAACGTGTCGTTCTCGTTCCGTGGCAACAACCCGGTGCGCGAGGCGATTCACTCGGTGTTCCTGCTGTATGCGATCCGCAACGGTCTGACCATGGGTATCGTCAACGCCGGTCAGCTGGAGATCTACGACCAGATCCCGGCCGAGCTGCGCGACGCCGTTGAAGACGTGGTGCTCAACCGTACGCCGAACGGCACTGACGCCCTCCTCGCCATCGCCGACAAATACAAGGGCGACGGCAGCGTCAAGGAAGCCGAGACCGAAGAGTGGCGCAACTGGGACGTCAACAAGCGTCTGGAGCATGCGCTGGTCAAGGGCATCACCACGCACATCGTGGAAGACACCGAAGAATCGCGCCAGTCGTTCGCCCGCCCGATCGAAGTGATCGAAGGCCCGCTGATGTCCGGCATGAACATCGTGGGCGACCTGTTCGGCGCCGGCAAAATGTTCCTGCCGCAAGTGGTGAAATCCGCCCGTGTGATGAAACAGGCCGTGGCCCACTTGATCCCGTTCATCGAACTGGAAAAAGGCGACAAGCCGGAAGCCAAGGGCAAGATCCTGATGGCCACGGTGAAAGGCGACGTGCACGACATCGGCAAGAACATCGTCGGTGTGGTGCTCGGCTGTAACGGCTACGACATCGTCGACCTCGGCGTGATGGTCCCGGCGGAGAAGATCCTGCAAGTGGCCAAGGAGCAGAAGTGCGACATCATCGGCCTGTCCGGTCTGATCACGCCTTCACTGGATGAAATGGTCCACGTAGCCCGCGAGATGCAGCGTCAGGATTTCCATCTGCCGCTGATGATCGGTGGCGCGACCACCTCCAAGGCGCACACGGCGGTCAAGATCGAACCGAAGTACAGCAACGATGCGGTGATCTACGTTACCGACGCCTCCCGCGCCGTGGGCGTGGCGACGCAGTTGCTGTCCAAGGAGTTGAAACCGGCGTTCGTCGAAAAGACTCGCCTGGAATACATCGACGTTCGCGAGCGCACCGCCAATCGCAGCGCCCGCACCGAACGCCTGAGCTACCCGGCCGCCATCGCCAAGAAGCCGCAGTTCGACTGGAGCACTTATGTGCCGGTCAAACCGACCTTTACCGGTTCCAGGGTGCTGGACAACATCGACCTCAAGGTTCTGGCCGAATACATCGACTGGACGCCGTTCTTTATCTCCTGGGACCTGGCCGGCAAGTTCCCGCGCATCCTGCAGGACGAAGTGGTCGGTGAAGCCGCTACCGCGTTGTATGCCGATGCCCAGGAAATGCTCGCCAAGCTGATCGACGAGAAACTCATCAGCGCCCGTGCGGTGTTCGGCTTCTGGCCGGCCAACCAGGTGCGTGAGGATGACATCGAAGTCTACGGCGATGACGGCAAGCCGATTGCCAAGCTGCATCACTTGCGCCAGCAGATCATCAAGACCGACGGCAAGCCGAACTTCTCCCTCGCCGACTTCGTCGCGCCGAAGGACAGCGAAATCACCGACTACGTGGGTGGATTCATCACCACGGCCGGGATCGGCGCCGAAGAAGTGGCCAAGGCTTATCAAGACGCCGGCGATGATTACAACTCGATCATGGTCAAGGCTCTGGCCGACCGACTGGCCGAGGCGTGTGCCGAGTGGCTGCACCAGCAGGTGCGAAAAGAACACTGGGGTTACGCCAAGGACGAGACGCTCGACAACGAGGCGCTGATCAAAGAGCAATACACCGGCATCCGCCCTGCCCCGGGCTACCCGGCCTGCCCGGATCACACCGAGAAAAGCACCTTGTTTGCCTTGCTCGACCCCGAGGCCAGCGAAATGCAGGCCGGCCGCAGCGGCGTGTTCCTCACCGAGCACTACGCGATGTTCCCGGCGGCAGCAGTCAGCGGCTGGTACTTCGCTCATCCGCAGGCGCAATATTTTGCGGTGGGCAAGATCGACAAGGACCAGGTGCAGAGCTACACATCGCGCAAAGGGCAGGAACTGAGCGTGACCGAACGCTGGCTGGCGCCTAACCTCGGTTACGACAACTAA
- the nfuA gene encoding Fe-S biogenesis protein NfuA — protein sequence MTAITITDAAHDYLADLLSKQNTPGIGIRVFITQPGTQYAETCIAYCKPGEEKPEDTALGLKSFTAYIDSFSEAFLDDAVVDYATDRMGGQLTIKAPNAKVPMVNADSPVNERINYYLQTEINPGLASHGGQVSLIDVVEDGIAVLKFGGGCQGCGQADVTLREGIERTLLERIPELKGVRDVTDHTQKENAYY from the coding sequence ATGACCGCTATTACCATCACCGACGCCGCACACGATTATCTGGCTGATCTGCTCTCCAAGCAGAACACCCCGGGTATCGGCATCCGCGTCTTTATCACCCAGCCTGGCACCCAGTACGCCGAGACCTGCATTGCGTACTGCAAGCCGGGCGAAGAGAAACCTGAAGACACCGCGCTGGGGCTCAAAAGCTTCACCGCTTACATCGATTCGTTCAGCGAAGCTTTCCTGGACGACGCGGTCGTCGACTACGCTACCGACCGCATGGGCGGCCAACTGACGATCAAGGCGCCCAACGCCAAAGTGCCGATGGTCAACGCTGACAGCCCAGTCAACGAGCGCATCAACTACTACCTGCAAACCGAGATCAATCCGGGGCTGGCCAGCCACGGCGGTCAGGTCAGCTTGATTGATGTGGTCGAAGACGGCATCGCCGTATTGAAATTCGGCGGCGGTTGCCAGGGCTGCGGCCAGGCAGACGTCACCCTTCGCGAAGGCATCGAGCGCACCTTGCTCGAGCGCATTCCCGAGCTCAAGGGTGTACGCGATGTAACTGACCACACGCAGAAAGAAAACGCCTACTACTAA